The window ATACATCTTCTTAGATTATTGTATCTCTAATGATCCTCAAGAAAtgtgtctgccaaatttcaggTTTCTGGCTACAGTGGTTTAAGCTTAAGCTATGCGTAGTTTGTCAGTCAGTCATTatgttactttattattaggtattataataaaacatgCAGGTAGGTTGTAAATTTATTCAATGCACTATTACCTTATCGCTGTTCTTCTCAAGTTCAGCCCAGCTACAACCACCCATCCTCTATAGGCCACCACTCCAATATGAAAGTCATAAAGAAGAAAGTAATAAACCTCCGTACATCAGAACAGACTGACCTAAATAATTTATGTCCgcgtttcttaaaaaaaatgcaatgaaTAAGTAAAAAGAAGGCCACGGGCGTCGGGGTCACCAACAAAAGCGGGAATAACAAGCGAGTTTCGCAACCCTTGAGACAAAGGGAAACTCTTCGGCTAACGATGTACCTACCCGCTAGCTCTCGACGACAGCGCGAACGCCAGTGCTACTTTCAGATATTAATTCACCTGAAAAAAGACCTCGGCGACGATGAGATTTCtttctaaataagtttttggtaaatcattattaatacaagtttttttttctgactgtactttttgttgattgtgtacttgtattgtcacccaaaatacatttgaataccaaattgcaagtcgatgccattaaccgttaaagagttccgtcctgtggagacgatcctggccggactaccaggatgtcactatcagatttattgtattgtcaccagatttacagaAGTCAAATTTACCTTgaaagatttgacccaaataaaataaataaacaaacaaaaagctggtaaaaaaactacacagtacaaaaaatattaaattcataaaatcaaaaaaccagactgccttaaaaactaaaaggaagaaaataagtctagtggtctagaactctatcaagaagctcatttaaggttcaacagtcggaacccattaCGAAGATTTtatgagctggttacgatttgaatgggtcccgactgttgagccttaaatgagcttcttgatagagttctagaccactagacttattttcttctttttagtttttaaggcagtcgggtttttgattttttaaatttaatattttttattttatacttttttgatatttatgtgaaaacggtagattaaaagtattataacccatatatttagaatgggctaattattagctttcattcgatacccatattgttacaatacaaaatatattttttcattcctccgccatattttttttcgcagacgccatattgaaatattatgtagcctatgtcactccgacagttatgacgaatccaatgatacctcatatgtctaaatccgtctagccgtttaggctgcagcgaggaccaaagaaatggacatacatacccacatacatacatacatacatacatacgctcgaaaaacataaccctccttcgggcagtcaggtAATAATAAGCTCTCGTGAGACATATTTGAGACAGATtactgaggtcccgggttcgatccctggtCTCTTCGAATGTATGTTCTCACAACCTGaatgtttaattatgtatttaagtatgtatttatttatcacacacacgcacgcacgcactcacgcacgcacgcacgcacacacacacacacacacacacacacacacacacacacacacaaacacacacaaacacacacacacaaacacacacacacaaacacacacacacacacaaacacacacacacacacacacacacacacacacacacgcacgcacgcacgcacgcatgtCAAGTGTTGAGTTATTTAAATTACCACGAGATAGGAAATTCCGCAACTTTGAGGCGCGAGCGCAAgttattttacataatataatgaTACGAGTATGCATCTTTAACTGTTATTATCCATTTAATCATGTACGTAACTTTGCTAACAAGCTGCAAACTTCAGGTCATTGCCGTTGCCAGGAACTGATGGTAAAACTTCACCGGCCACCGGAGGCTCCCAAGTTGGCGGTCTTCCAAAGCAATGTTTTTACACAAACTAACGCGCGACTCTATGTCTATTACTTATGCGATGCAACTTATGGCCTAAGCAGAGATTAACAAGGTTTAGAGATTAGCGTAAGTACCTAAATCGCAAGTCAAGTGAATGGAGGTATTTCTTTTACATTGTGAGAAAACGAGCGTAGTTTAAGTTGATTGTTTCAGACGAAAGTTCATGTTTTAATCAACTAGGAATTGAAATGACTTTAAAATAATAGGCAAAGTCGGCAGCCGAAGTGGATGAGCGTTTACGGTTCTCAAAATTATCTACACGCGACTCTACTGTCAAGGTAACAAGAGAgagtttagatcattttgagcaccacaaccgctcatctacttctgctgctgactgtgcAAAAATTATCTTTACTATTAATCTGGTAGTATAGATGTATAAATATGAGTGATTCTCCgtttagaatttaaaaaataacttgcaATCTATCCTATcggttccagaaaaaaaaataacccgcAGCTAAATGTACCATTGTAACCTGTGTATCAACCTCCTTCGTTACCTTTGCAAATGACCATAACTCTTGCCTGTGAGTTGTCAGCTTAtcacatattgaacatccacaGAGGCTAAGCACGACTTCTGCATTGCAACGTGATACCCAATTCTATAGAGACAAAGCTTCATGAACACTTTTAGTGGTGAGAAACTTTGCAATTGTATAGGAAATTTTCGTGCTACAGcggatttttttttgcagtcaGTCTTTTGTAATGTGACCGATTAGGTAACATGGTCCAACTTTAATGAACCCTactcaaaaattacatttaattttgtaataaaaaaacgtttattcagTCCGGAATGAAAGGATTTACctacaataataaacaaaatataaaaatactcattagaaactacagtatacaataaacaaaataaaattaacctaaacctataatataaactacaaactaagacctattTTGTTATTAGTATGTACCCATGTATTTCATAGAATCATCATCAgttggcaaaaatatatttgcaggtttcatttacaatattagttacTTACTGGAGAGTTTTTTGTAGGATAAAACAGGATGTAGGTACCTGGATACAATGCACTGGTTCTGCGGGGTAAAAGCTTTTTCACTGGCTGGCACTAGGTTTTCAGGCAAGTATGTCCGTCACTGCAGCACTGCACAATTTGAGAGTCCAAGCGGTTCACTTCgaggtattttaaatatatattcttgAAAATGCGGGAGAGGAGGTGCGCGCGCGATTTGTAGTTTTTTCGAAGAGAGCGATGGCGTGACGTCAACACAGTAGAGCCAACATCACAGATACAAAAATCAGGTACGTTCAGGAATAAGGACAGGGAAGGGAAATTGTGTTGTGAAAGTGTGTAGCGTGCTTTATAAGGTGTAATATAATTCGGCCTAACCATACTCCCCCGCCTTGGAGTGATACTCCAACATTGAGGACATTTAAAGTGTAGCGAGTACATTcatattaaaaacttaattttaatttatttgaagcGGGATGAGGAGCTAGAGAAGTTTTTACATTATTAGAGGTATGCTAAGATATCTAGAGAACTATAGAATTTGCAAAATTGAAGatatcaaaacttttttttttttttttttttttttttttttttttttttttttttttttttttttttttttacatattaagAATACTAAGGTGATATTTGGTGATTATTATTGAGTGGGAAGTGGACATACACGTACCACAGGGCGTATATAAGTACCAGTCTTAGTTTTAACTTTAACAACTCTGGTAATGCCATCATTACCAGGGTAAGTCTCCTCAACCACGGCAAGGGGCCAACAGAGAAGTGGAAGTTTTTCTTCTCTGACAATTACAACCTGACCCTTTTTAACAGGATTGGAAATAGTATTCCATTTTTCACGACTCTGTAATGAGGTAAGATATTCAATGTGCCATCTCTGCCAGTAAGATTGGACCATTTTATCAATTAGTTTATATCTTTGCAAGCGGTTTATAGAAATGTCATCTAAGTTTACAGCTGGAATGTACTTTAATggggttaaatttaaaaaatgtgagGGAGTGAGAGCTAATGGCTCTGAAGGGTCGCTGCTAAGGACACATAAAGGCCTAGAGTTCATAAGTGCTTCGATCTGAACAAGGACAGTATTTAACTCTTCGTAAGTCAAAATTTGGGAACCAATAGCTTTGGACAAGTGAGTTTTAACCTGTTTAATGTTTCCTTCCCACAGTCCTCCCATATGGGGCGCATAAGGCGGGTTAATTTTGAACTCAATTTTTTGTGGAGTTAACTCACGAATAACTGCCTTATTAAATTCGTCAGAGCAGACTATGGAGTAAATCTCATTAAATTGATTTCGAGCACCTATAAAGTTTTTTCCACCATCGCTGAGAATGAGAGCGACAGGGCCGCGGCGGGAAATGAAGCGTTTGAAAGCAGCAATGTACATTTCAGTTGACAAGTCAGAGACTAGCTCTAAATGAATGGCTTTAGAAATTAAATccacaaataaacatacataagcCTTTTGGCTTTTGATTCCGCGTTTTTTACCTAGCGTGATATAGATAGGACCCATATAGTCAACTCCgcattttgaaaaacatttttgttgaGTAACGCGAAACTCGGGTAAATTACCCATCAAAGGGTGTAATTCTTTGGGTTTATGTTTGAAACATTTATTACATGCGTGAATTACTCTACGGACCAAACTACGAGCTGGCAGTAGCCAATATTTATGTCTTAAAAGACCAAGGACTAAGCTAGGTCCCGAGTGGAGGTTTATACGATGACAGTGTTCAACTAACATAGAAGCTATTTTGTTTTTAGCTGGTATAAGTACAGGGTGCTTTTGTTCATAAGCCATTGGAGCGTTATGTAAGCGTCCACCAACACGAAGGATACCTTCATTATCAATAAAAGCGTTTAATTTTCTCATGGGAGTGCGGAGaggtttattagtttttatgtcATTGATATCCGAGGCAAAGTGTTTATTTTGTACAGCTTTTATTAAATGAGTTTCAGCTAACTCGAGTTCTGAGACAGTTATGCATCCTTTATTCTTGAGAATTTTAGCAAATCTTAAAACATACACAATTGTATTTATCAATTTGGTCCACTTGGACAAGCGCTCAGTAAGTGACACAAGCGGGGTATTTAATTCCGGATTAATAGTTTGTAGTAAAGATACAGATTTTGATTCTGGCATGACAGTGGGTATATTGTCTTTGTCAAATGAGCTCACAGGCCATTGATCATGAGATAGAGAAAGCCATTGTGGACCTTGGAACCAAGTATGGTTATCTATCAATTTGTTTGGAGTGACAGGACGTgaaattaaatcactcggaTTTTCATGACCAGGTATGTGGTGCCAAAATTGAGGGGCAATAATTTCTTGGATAGCAGAAGTTCTATTGGCTATGAAGGTTTGCCATCTGTGGGGAGAGGAATGAATCCATGCTAAAGTAATGGTGGAGTCTGAgaatgcaataatattattaactttGCATCTGGCATTAAATACTTTAAGAACGGCCTGTACAAGCTGAGCGAGGAGATGAGCGGCGCACAACTCGAGACGTGCGAGGGTTATTTTCTTGAGCGGGGCGAGGCGCGAGCGAGCGCATAACAGCGACACACTGGAAGCGGGCGAGGTAAGTGAGCCTATCCTTAAATATATGACAGCACCATAACATTTTTCACTTGCATCAGCAAAACCTACAAGTGTGATTTCTGAACAGGGAAATACACCTACATgcctaggtatttttatttgagaCAGGTTAGAGAGCTCATTCTGGATCTGAGTCCAAATTTTCTGAATGTCGCTAGgagtatcatcatcccaggaCAAATCACGTTTCCAGCATTCTTGTACCAAAAGTTTCATATAAGCTGTGAGAGGAGCGAGCAGACCTAAAGGGTCATAGAGAGCAGCAGTCTTTGACAGAATAAAACGTTTAGTACATTTTCCATTTTCAGAGACATCAACTTTAAAAGTGAAACAATCTGTAACTGGGTCCCATCGAAGTCCTACTAACTTTGTTTCTGATTCAGAgtcaaaatttaaattctttGAGGCACGCGATTCTACAGgtatattttgcaaaaactgaggtgaatttgatatgaatttagTGAGGTTGAAACCACCACTGGCAAACATTTTGACCAGCTGATCATATAATTGAAGCGCTTCGTCTGGTGAAGGGACTGAGTGAATAAAGTCATCCATGTATGAGTAGAGCGGGGCAACTCGAGCAGCTTCGGGATAATTTTGACCCTCATCGAGTGCAAGTTGGCGAACGACACGCATAGCAAGGTAAGGTGAGCATTTTAGTCCAAATGAAATTCGTTGAAACTCATAGGTTTCAATAGGATCGCGGTCTGCATGAAATCTGAATAATATTCTTTGAAACGATTTGTGTTctgtgattaattttaattgaaaatacattttttccaGATCTCCCGAGATAGCAACAGCAAAGATGCGCAGATTCACTAGTAAGtcaaatatgtttgtttgtaagttAGGACCACAGTGTACTATGTCATTGAGCTTTTGCCAGAGGTTGTTTTGGCACTAGCATCCAATACAATTCGAATTTTCGAGGTATCTTTATCAGGGCGGTATACTGCTCTGTGAGGTATGTGATAAGCGAGAGTGGGAGCTTGCGGTTCAGAAACTTTCTCTAAATATCCTTTATCCATATAATCTTGCATTGTGGCATTATAGCCCAATCGTAAGTTCGGGTCAGAGTCTAGTCTGCGTTCAAGCGATAAGAGGCGGCGTTTAGCGGTTTTGTATGAGTCACCTAACTGTCGCGGGTCATCAGAGAATGGCAAAGAGACAACATATCTACCATCAGATTCGCGGGATATGGTttcattgaatagtttttcGCATTGTTGCTCTTCCGGACTTAATATTTTGCGCGCAGGTAAGGATTCCAAATTCCAGAATTTTTGCaccatattatttaaattaacatcACTATTTTCTATAAACGCGTGACACGAAACACTCGAGTTTTGTGACGAATACAAATCGCTTTCCGCTTCGCCCATGACTATGTAGCCTAAAGTAGACTGCATCGCGATGACACGTGTTTCGGGGTGAGTGACCTTGCCTGATAACAGCAAGTGCGGGAACAGTCCCGATCCGATAACACAATCGATCTCGGATGGCACGTAAAACAATTCGTCAGCGAGCGGTATATTCATGAAATATTGCAAGACGTTTGTATTTAAACGAGTGGTAGGTAAATTACCTGTGATTTGCTCCACAACAGCGGCTTTGATTGAATATTGACAGCGAGAATCCGTTCGAGATCGAAACACTATCACCGTATAACCGAGCACAGGTTTCACACTCATACCTATT of the Choristoneura fumiferana chromosome 17, NRCan_CFum_1, whole genome shotgun sequence genome contains:
- the LOC141437178 gene encoding uncharacterized protein, with the protein product MRVVRQLALDEGQNYPEAARVAPLYSYMDDFIHSVPSPDEALQLYDQLVKMFASGGFNLTKFISNSPQFLQNIPVESRASKNLNFDSESETKLVGLRWDPVTDCFTFKVDVSENGKCTKRFILSKTAALYDPLGLLAPLTAYMKLLVQECWKRDLSWDDDTPSDIQKIWTQIQNELSNLSQIKIPRHVGVFPCSEITLVGFADASEKCYGAVIYLRIGSLTSPASSVSLLCARSRLAPLKKITLARLELCAAHLLAQLVQAVLKVFNARCKVNNIIAFSDSTITLAWIHSSPHRWQTFIANRTSAIQEIIAPQFWHHIPGHENPSDLISRPVTPNKLIDNHTWFQGPQWLSLSHDQWPVSSFDKDNIPTVMPESKSVSLLQTINPELNTPLVSLTERLSKWTKLINTIVYVLRFAKILKNKGCITVSELELAETHLIKAVQNKHFASDINDIKTNKPLRTPMRKLNAFIDNEVCSDEFNKAVIRELTPQKIEFKINPPYAPHMGGLWEGNIKQVKTHLSKAIGSQILTYEELNTVLVQIEALMNSRPLCVLSSDPSEPLALTPSHFLNLTPLKYIPAVNLDDISINRLQRYKLIDKMVQSYWQRWHIEYLTSLQSREKWNTISNPVKKGQVVIVREEKLPLLCWPLAVVEETYPGNDGITRVVKVKTKTGKNQYEIAGTTSMSRK
- the LOC141437179 gene encoding uncharacterized protein, which produces MNIPLADELFYVPSEIDCVIGSGLFPHLLLSGKVTHPETRVIAMQSTLGYIVMGEAESDLYSSQNSSVSCHAFIENSDVNLNNMVQKFWNLESLPARKILSPEEQQCEKLFNETISRESDGRYVVSLPFSDDPRQLGDSYKTAKRRLLSLERRLDSDPNLRLGYNATMQDYMDKGYLEKVSEPQAPTLAYHIPHRAVYRPDKDTSKIRIVLDASAKTTSGKSSMT